A window of Mustela lutreola isolate mMusLut2 chromosome X, mMusLut2.pri, whole genome shotgun sequence genomic DNA:
GTACAcagctaacaacaacaacaaaagaagggACAAAACCCCACACGCTAAGgctaaaattacaataaaaatgtcaACTTCATCAATtccaacttagaaaaaaatacaacaaatgcAGCAGTTGGTGGTGTGGCCCCTAGCCCGGACCCAGGGGCCAAGCCAGGCTCAGTGGGGGCTACTGTACACCCCGCTGGGAGCCAGGAGATTTGCACAGAACACTGCTCGGGCCACCGCgggctcattcttcccctttctctcttccttcctagcTCTCTAATCGCGAAAGAAGAGGGACAGGACAGGGGCTCGGAGTACGAAGGCCGTTGAGACGGGTTGGATGAAGCTGAAGCGCAGGGCCGTGCAGCGGCAGGATATGCAGAAGGAACCAGGTGGGCATCTAGTGCTCAGGTGCCCGCCAGTCCTCTGGGAgcagaggcgggggaggggagcttgggggcgggggggggcgctCTTCTGCTTCCATGCTACAGCCCCTCCGCCCTTGACTGCCCCCTCAGAACCAAGGTGACCAGCTGCTGGAGGCACGTGCATCCCCGTCTCCGAGGCACATCTGCTTCATCCAAAGCCTCTGTCTAGCTCCCTCGGAAAACGGGGCCTGCTCGGCTCCCAGAGGAGGGGCCGgcgggaagaggggaggagggcgCGAGTCTCACTTGCTCACTGCTCTGCCAGATCCGCGTTCTGCTTCCTCCCACAGCAGCGGTGCAATGTGCTTTCTTgcgattattttaaaaacagagagggagagagaatgagaggcgGCCAGTGGCTCCTGAGGGTGAAGTGTGAGCGCCGGGTGGGGAGGACAGGGGGTCCTGGCAGGTGGCGTTCCTGAagcagaagggggggggggtccggCGAAGGGTTCAGGTGCAGGGGCGCTGCCTCTCACTGACCATCTGCCTTAGATTTCTTTGGAGCGGATTTCCTTGGAAGGAgccaagaagaaggaaagagagtatCAGCATGGGTCCCGACGACACTGGGAAACCACGCGGCGGGACTCCCTGCAGACCTCCGGCTGGTGCCTCACACGCACTCCCACCCCATGTGCAGCCCCTCGAGGCTTTGGAAGGGACGAGCCACACTGTTTCTACTGCTGCTTCCTCCCAGTAGCTGTCTACCCTCAGCCTTAGAAAGTTCCAGAAAGGGGCTTCCTGCTTACATTTCCGGAGAGGACATGGGCCGCTTGCTGGCTGGCTTGGCGCCAGAGCTGTCTTTACTGGTTTCTGAAAGGAAGAACGGAGTGGTAAGCAGCTCAGTGAGGTGGGCCGAGTGGCCGACTTCAGCTGCACAGTGGCCCACAGGCCAAGAGGCCGAGAGCAGAGGGGACAGGGACACCGTGCCCACAGCCTACAGAAGCCTGCCGAGCGAAGGCCTCTCCTATGTGTGCCACCTCTTCCCGCAGTAGCCCGGGCCTGGGTGCGAGACGCTCACCGTTCTCCCAGGTTGGCCTCATGGGAACTGGAGTGAAGCCCGACAAAGCACGCTGGGGCGTCCATTCTCCACCCTGCGCCCTGGACTTGGCCTTGCCCTGCGCCTCCGACTTGAAGTCCTCATGCTCCCCCGTCTCACCTCAAACACCCTTGGCCGGCTTTCCCTGAACCCGCAGATGAagcgaggtgcccccccgccccgAGACCCCTCCATAGCACCCATCCTAAGTCATCTCCCCCAACCGTGAGGCTCTAACGTCCAGCCTGGAGCGAGGTCGCCCCACCTCACGTGATGCTGGCCCCAGGAGCCTCCCGCACGACACCCACCTTGCAACCACCTCACTTGGGTGGCTGGGCCATAGCCCTTCTCGTTGCGGGCGGCGATGCGGAAGATGATGGCGGGCTTGGTGGTGTAGTCGATGTGGGCGTTGGAGAGGCTGGATGACTGCACCAGGCAGGACGGGCTGGGCCCGCAGTACACCCGCATGAAGGCCAGCTGGGCCGGCGTGGAACTCTTGGGCTCGCCACCGGCCTGCGAGCTCTGGATGGCCAGGTACACCGAGTACTCGATGATCTTGCCGGAGGTCACAGACGGCGGCTCCCAGGTCAGGTGCGCACCATCTGGACTCTAGAACCAAGGGGCCAGAGGTCAAGCCATGCCGCCTGTGGCCTCTGTGActctctccctcggcctctcCGGAGACAGAGAAGTGGGAACACTTTGTGGCTCCCCAAACTGACTGGTTGTACCTTAGCTCTTTTCCTGACACAACCGAGCTCTGGGGACATGGCCTCGCCAGCCCCGGCCCGGGGGGTCAGTCTGACCGAATGACGAAGTAACACGAACGGGGGCTCAGAGCACCGCCTCCCTTCACCTGCTCTGCCACCGACTGTGGGACTTGGCCCTGAGCctcttggtgcctcagtttcctcagatcCCAGACCTCCTCAGGACGTTGAAAGATtggataaagaaaacacattGAACGTGGCAGGTAAGAGACCCTCAGTGAACACTAGCTGCCACGTTAGAGAAAAGGAGACCGAACATGGGGAGGGAAGGAACGGACTCTCGTCAACCCAGCACCCGGCGACAGGACAGAAGCTGCAGCCCAGACCCAGCCGGCCCAGAAGGGAGTGCCTGGAGGACAGGCTTGGGCTCGGCCTGCTGAATTCCAGCTGGGCACAGGGTCACCCCCATGGCAAGACTCACTTTGCTGATTTTAATGGCACAGGGGGCCCCCGGAAAACCAGGCAGACATGTCTTAAAGGCCGAGATCTCGCTGAAGGGTCCCCGGCCGCAGGCATTGATCCCGGCCACGCGGAACTTATAGGCTGTGCCCGGCTGCAGCTCCTGCTTCTTCAGCTGGTTGTAGTCGGGGACGGTGCCCGAGTCGTCCTGGGTACAGAGGCCGGgaggacaggaagagggagagagaaaaaggtgaCCTAAGCCCCATCGCTGAGAGAGCAGCTCTGGGGTTGGGCTCCAGGGCCGGCAGCACTCTCCCATCCTGGGGATGGGCCAGGAGGGCAGCAGTAGGGACAGGGGACTGACAATAGGCTTTGTGGCGGCTCTAAGGGCCCTGGGAGAAAGAGGCATGTGGAGAGGATGCCACAGGTGGCTGTCCTCCGGCTAGCCCCAAGGCAGATGGTGCCCTGGGGAGCTTCGGAAGGCGCCGTGAGCCCCGACACCTGCCTCATGGCcagcccgcccccgcccccgcccaagGGCACCGGCTGGGGGGAACACTTACGTCAGAAGGGATAGCGTCATCTGGTGGCAGAAAATAGTGTGTCACCATTACATTGGTACCCTTAATGACCCCCACATCAAACCACTGGTTCTCCTTCTTCACAGGCGCCTTGCTGGGTGGCGGCGGCAAGTCTGGCTTCTGAGAGACGGAAAGGAGAGCTGAAACCCTCGGCCTTCGGGCCCCGGGCGCCGCACCTCTCAAAACCCCGCCACACCAGACTCACCACACCCAGGGACTCGATGCCATTGGCCACTTCCGTCAGGGTGGCCGCGGCCTGCAGCTTGGCGGGGCTGGCTACCACCACCGGCTGCGGAGCCACAAACGTGTTGGACGGAGCCAGGCCTGTGAGGCAGAGAGACATCCTTGGGGGGCTGGCCCGGAGAGCCTGCTTGTGCGCGGGGAGCTCCTCCCCCTCAGGCCAGACCACCCCGGCCACGTCTGCGGGGAAGGGCCCAGGGGCTTGGCCCCCACCGGCGCGGCGCGGCACCCTCGCACTCACTCTCGGTGGCCGTGGGGGGCAGCAGGGCCACGGTGCTGGGCACGGCCGCGGCCAGCTCGTTGAGGCAGTTGCCCTCGATGGCTGGGTCGTTGAGGCTGTCGGCGGGGGCCAAGGCCTCGGTGGggaggtgctgctgctgctgcgccTGCGCCTCctgtagctgctgctgctgcacgAGCGCGGCCAGCTCCTGCTGCGTCAGCACGATGGGGATGGTGGCGGCCTGGCCCTCCTGTCCCTCGGCCGACAGGTGGCCCAGCTCCGCCTGCGTCACAGCCGCCGCCGCCTCAGATGTGTCCATGGGCTCCCCGGTGCCTGCtccagggggcggggtgggggtggaggcaggaaCGCCACTCAAGAGGAGCGCCGGCCCAGGCGGCCCAGCCCCACGCCCCCGCCCTCCCTGTCCTGGCCAACTCGGGCCACCCTGGCAGGGAACCAGGCCCCCTCTTCTCAGGCAGCCCGCTACCTCCCAGCGCAGTGGCCACCTGGTCGGGGCAGTCAGTGGGAGGCCGCAGAGGCCCAACCCGGCCTTGCTCCTCCCGAGGGGCCCACCTTCCCCTCAGGGCTCCTGGCCGGCCTGGCCGGAAACCGCCGCAGTCAGTGCTCAGCTGCCCCTCCGCCAGCACCTACCCATGACGGCCTGTTGCGCTGCCTGGAGCACTGCCTGGATGGCCAGGGCCTGGGCCTCCTCCGTGGCTGCGGCCTGGGCAGCCGCTTCAGCGGCAGCAGTGACCGCCAGCTCCTCGGGGGTGAGCCCCGTCACCATGAGGGTGGTGGTGCCCGCCTGGGCCTCGGCCATCAGCTCTTGGGGGAGGGCCAACTGGTCTACGTCAGACTGTGTGGGTGGGGGCGGCTGGACCACCACCGTGGCCACCACGGCTGAGCTGGCAGGCTCCTGGCCCGGAGACGGGTCCCCTGTACTGCTCAGATCCACGGCGGCCTGGAGCTCAGGGGTCTGGGAGGCTGACAGGACCTCGGCGGACTCCCCCAGCAGGGGTGTAGAGGTGGGCTGCAGGAGTTGCCGTGGCGGCAGCTGCTGGCGAGGCCCTGGCGAGGCCTGGAGTTCCTCTGGGGGCTGCAGGATGTCAACAGCAGAGAAGGGCATGTCAGAAGTTTCTGTGTTGGCTATGGTCACTGTTATCGTGGCTGGGATGGGGACTTCGGTGGTCAGAGCCCCTGGGGTAGCCTCAGTCACTGATGAGATCTtctagaaagggagagaagcccCCGTCAGAGGGGAGAAAAGAGTGGCCAGAGCCGGGCAGCCTTCATCTTTCCCCGGAGACCTGGATTTTCACTGTCCACGGCCAGCCTCACCCCACCTGATTAGGAGCGCAGCAGGTGACCAAGCCATGGTGGGGGCGCACAAGACGGGAAACCCTTGGGACCCTCTGGCTGATTTTCACCCATCCTCAGAGAGGTATCCCGGTCTAGCCAAAGAGACACTCTGGCTCCTGCCGTGTCACTCTCACTGGTTATAGCCAAATGACAAGCCTCCAAGACGCTGGGGCCTGGAAgacccctgcctcctgcccaaCGATGCCCCAGGCAGGTCTTTTATGGTCAGGAAGAAGGACTCAGGAAAAGGGATGAGGAGCAGTCCAGCGCCTGGGGCAAGGGCGACACCTGGTGTCCAAGCCTGGAACCGCACGGACCAGAAGTGCAGTGGGCAGCAGAGAGGTGGCACAGGGTACCTCCGGGGGTTCTTACCGGCACCGAGGGGCCTGGGACGGGCGTGGACTGTGTTACAGTGGTCACAGCCCGTGTCAGGGTGGAGGACACGGTCGTTGTAACGGCACTGGAGCTGGTGATGTTCACATTGTCACCCTGGGTGCTCTCCGCCTCTCCCTGGTCACTGGCAGCTGGTGGGGGATCTGGAAGGGAGGGGAGCGAGCAAAGAGAAGTGTGACAAGTACTAGGCCAGCAGAAGCCCCAAGGCCTCTAGCCAGCTTTGCCCCCAGGGGACACAGTTTCTGGCAGTACCCCAACCCCTGCTGGGACACGGAGCCCCAAGAACTCTTAACTACTGGCTTCTAGCCGGGCGGCTCTTCTAGTCACCGCTCCCCTCAGCCTCTGAGCCCAGGGCTCCGGGAGACAACGCACGCCAGGCCAGTGTCTTTACTCACCTTGGTTCGAGCTCATGTTGGAGGTGACGGTGGTGGCTGTGTGCGTGGTGCCTGTCTCGTGCGTCTCACAAGGTGGGTTGGAGCAAACCCTCTGCGTCGGGAACGGAGCCAGCAACGAGGCAGCAGCCTGGGCGGCGACGGCGGCCGGTGCTGCCACCTCCAAGCCGGACTCTAGGGTCCTATGGGAGGGAACGGTATCGGGGAGCAGGGCGCCCACACCGACTGACATGGTGGTGCCAGTAGAAGTGGTCTGGTGCGTCTCGCACGGGCGGCCGGCAGGGGGCTGCTGTCCGCCCTCAGGCTGGCCTGCACTCCCACCAGAGGTGGCGGTGGTGGGTGTGTGCGTGGTACCCGTCTCGTGGGTCTCGCAAGGCGGGTTGGAGCAGACCCGCTGGGCACTGCCTGCGTTCGAGGTAGTGGCGGTGTTGGTGGTGCCCGTCTCGTGGGTCTCGCAGGGCGGGTTGGAGCAGACTTGGGTCACGGCGGCTGAAGGGCACAGCAGCGCCTCCAGGGCCGGCACAGTCACGGTGGCGGTGGCGCCTGGTGAGCTCTCGTATGTGGGCATGGGGGTCCCCCGGGCCTCGCCAGGCTCCCCGGCCCCCATGGCAGAGCGGACCGTGGTGGGTGTGTTGGTCGTGTGCGTGTGGTGGGCCTCCAACTGGCGGCCGATGGACACCAGTGGACTCAGGCCAGCCACGGGACTGTCCTTGCTTCCGAGGATGCTGGCTCGGACCTGGCCGCTCACAGGGGCCAGCTGCATGAAAGCTGAGCACGGGGCTGCGCCAGTGGCCATCACAGTCATGGTGGCGCTGGTCACGCTGGTCTGGCGGGTTTGGCACAAGGGCTTGACCGACATCTGGGCTCCCTCTGACGCCCCAGCAGCCACGCCAACCCGGAGCACAGCGGGCGCGGTGCTGGCCATGCAGACACGCCGCACGTCCCGCTGCTGGCCGGCGCCGATGCTGGACATGGCGGTGGTGGCGGTGCTGGTGGTGCCTGTCTCGTGCGTCTCGCAGGGCGGGTTGGAGCAGCTGTGTGGCCCAGCCATGTTGGACGTAGCGGTGGTGGCTGTGTTAGTGGTGCCTGTCTCATGCGTCTCACATGGTGGGTTGGAGCAGACGCGGACCACGCTGCCGTTCTGTGGCCCAACCGTCGAAGTCACGAGGGAAGCAGCTGCCTCCTGTCTGTCACAGACGAACTGCACGTGGGCGGGCTGAGGCTGCCCCCCGAGGTTAGCTACGACAGTGGTGGTGGCCGTGTTAGTGGTGCCCGTCTCGTGCGTCTCGCAGGGTGGGTTCGAGCACACCAGGGTCACGGTGCCTGGCTGTACCTCTCCCTGGCCCGAGTCAGCGATGGTGACCGTGGCCGTGGGCTGTTCTGTAGTAGGTGAGGCTAGAATGGACACAGGCAGGTCGTGCACAGGCTGAGCCTCGACACCACTGGGTGCCGTGATGAGAGTCACCTGGGTCGGCTGGGAGACAGGCTGGGGGAGAGAACAAATGGGAAGGGTTACTTCTGCAACTTCCCATCTGTCCCTCTGCCATCCTACAGCGTCACCCGTGCTGGCGGGGACCACTGGCTCAGGTTCTAAAGCAACAGCCCCGGGAAATACCCAGGACCCGTTTTCCCTCTGAGGTCCAGACATTGAGTGGCTCAGGGACCAGGTTAGAGGCACGGCTTTGCCTCCAAGACCATGGAGACTGGGAAGGGGCTGTGGGGTTGCGTCAGCGGCTAGGGCCAGTCCTTGGTCATGGAGGGAGCCCCGCTGACCCTGTACCTAGACGCTTCGCCACTTGCATGAATTCAGCTTAAAATGTATGAAGAAAGTAAATACTATGCACGCAAAAAGAGAAACCGTTGAATCGTCTACGTTGTAAGAGGAAACGTCTGCCCCGCGTTCAAAATCTAGAACTGCTTAAGACCTAACCTGCTGACACGACAGTCGTAGTGACCAAGAGCCACAGCGGTACAAACAGGGAAgcgcccctgcccctcccccaagccaCACAGGTGAGGAGAAGAGGGCCTGGACCCCAAGTAGCAGAGCAGAAGCCTTGGGCTGTGGCCCATCcatgcgcacgcgcacacacacgtgcatacgCACGCGGAGGCCGGCCATTGTACCTGCATGGTGATGGTGGGGGTGCTGAGCCCACCGGCCGCCGTCAGCGTGGTCTGAGCTGCCGACACGGTGATGGCAGTGGGGTTGATCACTTGGCTTGAGAGGGTGGCGATGGTGCCCAACGTGGTGATGGGCGTGGCCAGGGAGGCGCTGGTACTGTGGCCTCCGGCTCCGGCAAGGCTAGTGGAAACGGTGCCTGTCACTGTGCCGAGGGTTGTGACGcctggagggggaaggggcaagggTGGGGTGAGGCCCGTACCTGGGGCCTTCCCCCTGCTAGCAGCTtttccctctggcggggacagGACACAGGGACAGGAGCACACCCCAGGGGAGCGGCAGGCCCGACATCTAGGCTACGCACCTGTGGTGCCCTTCACAACCAACGTGGTGACAGCTGGCTTGACGGCAGAGACAGTGACTGGAGTGACCAGGCGGACACCCCCCATGGGCACGGTGCGGAGGATGGTGCCTGGCTGTCCAGGGGCCCCCTTCAGCACCACCTGTAATGCCAGAAGAGAGCGCCCCTGTGTCACTCCAAGGCTGCCCAGACCTTGTGCTGCCCCCTCCCGGGCCCCTCAAGAGGACGCGTGTGGCCTGCAGGGACCCTGGGCTGGATGCTGGGGCAAGGGACGGGCCGGGCACACCTCACCTGAGTCACTCCTTGCTGCCCGTGCCCAGTGGCGATCTTAGGGACAGCAGTGATGATTTTGGCCGGCGCTCCAGTTCCTGAAGTCATCActttggtggtgatgatggtgataggggacttgatgccaggactgcTGGTCACACCTGGGCAGGAGAGGGGTCGTTTGATCTCAAGGGCCCCTCGCCCTATTTCCCTCATACTCTCTTGCAAGCAGTgcctcccacccaccacccctcgaTCCAAACCCGGTACTGATTATAACCATGCCCCTGCCACCTCCCTACAAACGTGAAGCAAGGggcaaggaaaggaagagaggagaaaagcagacccctaaccctaaccaagaGCGCGCCACAGCCCGACCCCCTGCCCGTGCAGCCTTAGCCTCCTGACGAGGTTCCTCATCTGGGGCCCGAGAGAGGCCCCCACCTGTGGCACCAGCCTGCGTGATAATGGCCGACATGGGAATGGTCTTGATGATGGTGGTCGTGCCAGGCTTGGTGGTGCTTGGGGACACGCTGCTGATGCCCAGGATGGTGGGTTTAGTCCCTGCCCCACTGGCCTGCGTggtagtgatgatggtggtgggtTTGCCGTCTGCTGAGGTCACCAGCTTCAGGATGGTCCCGGCCGGCAGCGGCCCTTTGGTCTGCAAGAGCAAGACAAGTACATGGATGGCACCATCGCCAGGATGGGCCGCTCTCTACTGGTGGCCCGAGGGGCTCAAGGAAGGTTCCGAAGACAGGGAGAGGCGGGACCAAGCCCTGGGACGGTGTGAGCTGCAGAGTGTGAAGAGATCTTCCCTAGACAGGGACAGGGGTTCAGCCCAGAGCCGCCCCGTTGTCAGTCAGGGGCCCAGAGCCGCCCCGTGTCTGAGTCTGGGGCCCACAAGCGCACCTGGATGATCTGAGTCACTGGGCCCGTAGATGCCTGGCCCGTGACTGCCGAGGTCTGAACCGGTTTGGTCTGAACCACTGACATCACTTTGCCCAGGTTGgaaatctgaaaaggaaaggaCAGGGCAAGGAGTGATCTGGAAGCCCAGCAAGAGCACAGCCTGGGTTGGGCCTCTCCCGTCACAGGCAGCCCAGTGGCACCCGTCACTCACCAGAGCACTGCCTCCCGGGACGGAGATGGGGCTCTTCACCAGGGTGATGGTCTTGGTGACTCCACCCACCACGGTGGTCACCACCTGGGCTTGCTGGGCCACTGTCACAGTCCCGGACTTGTGGACCGTGATGATGGGGCGGGTGGATGTGTTGGCAGCGGAGGAGACCGACGTCCCCACCTGGGCGGCTGCGGTCTTCAGCATCCGGGTGGCGGGGTTGCTCACCTTGAAGGGGCGGAGACGGGCCATGAGCGGGACAGAGAGGCCGCGCCCCCGCCCAGAGTGGCCAGCAGGCCCgcggctccctccccacctgctcatCTACCTGCCCGCACCCACCCACCTGCAGAACGGCTCATGGTGGTTTCCCTTTCCGTTAGTGAAGCAAGAGAGGACACCGACAGCGCACGCCTAGCCTATGGCTAGTCACGGCCCCCATGGAACGGCTTGTTCCACAGTCCACGGCAAGCAGTGAGGAGGGGCCAACAGCCCCACAGTTTGCTCCAAAGCCCGGAAGGGGTGATCACTGTCTTACCCCAGTGCCCAGAGGCCCTACCCCAAGGCTGCTGGCTCAGAGCCGGGCCTGAGGCATACTCACCATGACCGGCGAGGAGGCCACCTTTACAGTTGCCGGGAGGGTGGTGGTGCCAGGTGTCACGGCCACGGTCTTGACGATGGTGGTGCCTGCTGGGACGCTCAGCACAGTGGGCGCCGAGGAAGGAGGGATCTTCTGTGTAGCGGCAGCGGCGGCTGCCAGCGCAGCCATGCCACTCATCTGGGGGCTGCTGCCGATCACCTGCAGGGGGCATGGGGTGCATGAGCCCGGGGCAGGGGAAGGCAGCAGAGACCTCGGCAGAATCCAGCTCAGCCCAGCCTAGGGAGCCTCCCCCCGGGGCCCAGCGTTCCTCCCGGCAGCACCTCTAGGCTCCAGCCTGGCCTCCTGCCACCAGCCAGGTGCGGGAACCCAGCAGCACGCGTCTGCCAGCTCTACATCTTTTCTGAAGACCACGAAGTCAGACACGGCTCCCTCCTCCTGGCCTGGGGTCAGACCCTGGCTGGCTAGATTCTCCCTTCGGGCTTCTGAACAAGGAAGTTCACGTTCAAGATGCCCTTGCGGGAGCCAGATGCA
This region includes:
- the HCFC1 gene encoding host cell factor 1 isoform X2, giving the protein MASAVSPANSPAVLLQPRWKRVVGWSGPVPRPRHGHRAVAIKELIVVFGGGNEGIVDELHVYNTATNQWFIPAVRGDIPPGCAAYGFVCDGTRLLVFGGMVEYGKYSNDLYELQASRWEWKRLKAKTPKNGPPPCPRLGHSFSLVGNKCYLFGGLANDSEDPKNNIPRYLNDLYILELRPGSGVVAWDIPITYGVLPPPRESHTAVVYTEKDNKKSKLVIYGGMSGCRLGDLWTLDIDTLTWNKPSLSGVAPLPRSLHSATTIGNKMYVFGGWVPLVMDDVKVATHEKEWKCTNTLACLNLDTMAWETILMDTLEDNIPRARAGHCAVAINTRLYIWSGRDGYRKAWNNQVCCKDLWYLETEKPPPPARVQLVRANTNSLEVSWGAVATADSYLLQLQKYDIPATAATATSPTPNPVPSVPANPPKSPAPAAAAPAVQPLTQVGITLLPQAASAPPTTTTIQVLPTVPGSSISVPAAARTPGMPAVLKVTGPQATTGTPLVTMRPASQAGKAPVTVTSLPAGVRMVVPTQSAQGTVIGSSPQMSGMAALAAAAAATQKIPPSSAPTVLSVPAGTTIVKTVAVTPGTTTLPATVKVASSPVMVSNPATRMLKTAAAQVGTSVSSAANTSTRPIITVHKSGTVTVAQQAQVVTTVVGGVTKTITLVKSPISVPGGSALISNLGKVMSVVQTKPVQTSAVTGQASTGPVTQIIQTKGPLPAGTILKLVTSADGKPTTIITTTQASGAGTKPTILGISSVSPSTTKPGTTTIIKTIPMSAIITQAGATGVTSSPGIKSPITIITTKVMTSGTGAPAKIITAVPKIATGHGQQGVTQVVLKGAPGQPGTILRTVPMGGVRLVTPVTVSAVKPAVTTLVVKGTTGVTTLGTVTGTVSTSLAGAGGHSTSASLATPITTLGTIATLSSQVINPTAITVSAAQTTLTAAGGLSTPTITMQPVSQPTQVTLITAPSGVEAQPVHDLPVSILASPTTEQPTATVTIADSGQGEVQPGTVTLVCSNPPCETHETGTTNTATTTVVANLGGQPQPAHVQFVCDRQEAAASLVTSTVGPQNGSVVRVCSNPPCETHETGTTNTATTATSNMAGPHSCSNPPCETHETGTTSTATTAMSSIGAGQQRDVRRVCMASTAPAVLRVGVAAGASEGAQMSVKPLCQTRQTSVTSATMTVMATGAAPCSAFMQLAPVSGQVRASILGSKDSPVAGLSPLVSIGRQLEAHHTHTTNTPTTVRSAMGAGEPGEARGTPMPTYESSPGATATVTVPALEALLCPSAAVTQVCSNPPCETHETGTTNTATTSNAGSAQRVCSNPPCETHETGTTHTPTTATSGGSAGQPEGGQQPPAGRPCETHQTTSTGTTMSVGVGALLPDTVPSHRTLESGLEVAAPAAVAAQAAASLLAPFPTQRVCSNPPCETHETGTTHTATTVTSNMSSNQDPPPAASDQGEAESTQGDNVNITSSSAVTTTVSSTLTRAVTTVTQSTPVPGPSVPKISSVTEATPGALTTEVPIPATITVTIANTETSDMPFSAVDILQPPEELQASPGPRQQLPPRQLLQPTSTPLLGESAEVLSASQTPELQAAVDLSSTGDPSPGQEPASSAVVATVVVQPPPPTQSDVDQLALPQELMAEAQAGTTTLMVTGLTPEELAVTAAAEAAAQAAATEEAQALAIQAVLQAAQQAVMGTGEPMDTSEAAAAVTQAELGHLSAEGQEGQAATIPIVLTQQELAALVQQQQLQEAQAQQQQHLPTEALAPADSLNDPAIEGNCLNELAAAVPSTVALLPPTATESLAPSNTFVAPQPVVVASPAKLQAAATLTEVANGIESLGVKPDLPPPPSKAPVKKENQWFDVGVIKGTNVMVTHYFLPPDDAIPSDDDSGTVPDYNQLKKQELQPGTAYKFRVAGINACGRGPFSEISAFKTCLPGFPGAPCAIKISKSPDGAHLTWEPPSVTSGKIIEYSVYLAIQSSQAGGEPKSSTPAQLAFMRVYCGPSPSCLVQSSSLSNAHIDYTTKPAIIFRIAARNEKGYGPATQVRWLQETSKDSSGAKPASKRPMSSPEMKSAPKKSKADGQ
- the HCFC1 gene encoding host cell factor 1 isoform X5; the encoded protein is MASAVSPANSPAVLLQPRWKRVVGWSGPVPRPRHGHRAVAIKELIVVFGGGNEGIVDELHVYNTATNQWFIPAVRGDIPPGCAAYGFVCDGTRLLVFGGMVEYGKYSNDLYELQASRWEWKRLKAKTPKNGPPPCPRLGHSFSLVGNKCYLFGGLANDSEDPKNNIPRYLNDLYILELRPGSGVVAWDIPITYGVLPPPRESHTAVVYTEKDNKKSKLVIYGGMSGCRLGDLWTLDIDTLTWNKPSLSGVAPLPRSLHSATTIGNKMYVFGGWVPLVMDDVKVATHEKEWKCTNTLACLNLDTMAWETILMDTLEDNIPRARAGHCAVAINTRLYIWSGRDGYRKAWNNQVCCKDLWYLETEKPPPPARVQLVRANTNSLEVSWGAVATADSYLLQLQKYDIPATAATATSPTPNPVPSVPANPPKSPAPAAAAPAVQPLTQVGITLLPQAASAPPTTTTIQVLPTVPGSSISVPAAARTPGMPAVLKVTGPQATTGTPLVTMRPASQAGKAPVTVTSLPAGVRMVVPTQSAQGTVIGSSPQMSGMAALAAAAAATQKIPPSSAPTVLSVPAGTTIVKTVAVTPGTTTLPATVKVASSPVMVSNPATRMLKTAAAQVGTSVSSAANTSTRPIITVHKSGTVTVAQQAQVVTTVVGGVTKTITLVKSPISVPGGSALISNLGKVMSVVQTKPVQTSAVTGQASTGPVTQIIQTKGPLPAGTILKLVTSADGKPTTIITTTQASGAGTKPTILGISSVSPSTTKPGTTTIIKTIPMSAIITQAGATGVTSSPGIKSPITIITTKVMTSGTGAPAKIITAVPKIATGHGQQGVTQVVLKGAPGQPGTILRTVPMGGVRLVTPVTVSAVKPAVTTLVVKGTTGVTTLGTVTGTVSTSLAGAGGHSTSASLATPITTLGTIATLSSQVINPTAITVSAAQTTLTAAGGLSTPTITMQPVSQPTQVTLITAPSGVEAQPVHDLPVSILASPTTEQPTATVTIADSGQGEVQPGTVTLVCSNPPCETHETGTTNTATTTVVANLGGQPQPAHVQFVCDRQEAAASLVTSTVGPQNGSVVRVCSNPPCETHETGTTNTATTATSNMAGPHSCSNPPCETHETGTTSTATTAMSSIGAGQQRDVRRVCMASTAPAVLRVGVAAGASEGAQMSVKPLCQTRQTSVTSATMTVMATGAAPCSAFMQLAPVSGQVRASILGSKDSPVAGLSPLVSIGRQLEAHHTHTTNTPTTVRSAMGAGEPGEARGTPMPTYESSPGATATVTVPALEALLCPSAAVTQVCSNPPCETHETGTTNTATTSNAGSAQRVCSNPPCETHETGTTHTPTTATSGGSAGQPEGGQQPPAGRPCETHQTTSTGTTMSVGVGALLPDTVPSHRTLESGLEVAAPAAVAAQAAASLLAPFPTQRVCSNPPCETHETGTTHTATTVTSNMSSNQDPPPAASDQGEAESTQGDNVNITSSSAVTTTVSSTLTRAVTTVTQSTPVPGPSVPPPEELQASPGPRQQLPPRQLLQPTSTPLLGESAEVLSASQTPELQAAVDLSSTGDPSPGQEPASSAVVATVVVQPPPPTQSDVDQLALPQELMAEAQAGTTTLMVTGLTPEELAVTAAAEAAAQAAATEEAQALAIQAVLQAAQQAVMGTGEPMDTSEAAAAVTQAELGHLSAEGQEGQAATIPIVLTQQELAALVQQQQLQEAQAQQQQHLPTEALAPADSLNDPAIEGNCLNELAAAVPSTVALLPPTATESLAPSNTFVAPQPVVVASPAKLQAAATLTEVANGIESLGVKPDLPPPPSKAPVKKENQWFDVGVIKGTNVMVTHYFLPPDDAIPSDDDSGTVPDYNQLKKQELQPGTAYKFRVAGINACGRGPFSEISAFKTCLPGFPGAPCAIKISKSPDGAHLTWEPPSVTSGKIIEYSVYLAIQSSQAGGEPKSSTPAQLAFMRVYCGPSPSCLVQSSSLSNAHIDYTTKPAIIFRIAARNEKGYGPATQVRWLQETSKDSSGAKPASKRPMSSPEMKSAPKKSKADGQ